A genomic window from Plasmodium coatneyi strain Hackeri chromosome 13, complete sequence includes:
- a CDS encoding KIR-like protein codes for MSPSTPKEKLERLPSYNDYYKKFNEKKGNCDGNKSWTTVKGELDDYRGIQNYAERIVKALCYVLKMEAGHNLYQERWNFFYYWLGDIFSKNLREASGFESDMDKIYEDLKPMITDTPECKNLYPNIDRDKFSKMKTIFDYSYDYNTIEKDLQNVESNCNGDQWSTYRQKVTDACEKLHQYCAITDSKNGPYCDDFKDKYKVYCEAAKLPKLQCELKSVQERMEHQAAATTKEKNDAVRQATTTSSISSIFGTLATIGTPFLLYKYKPSSSWFGNHSTGRRRGKRSAEREIETLTESSTTDSILDACENSTVGSGAYNARQSTGGRRNNNTRGRGMVRYQNV; via the exons ATGTCACCATCAACACCg aaagagAAGTTGGAACGTCTGCCCTCATATAACGATTActataaaaaattcaatgaGAAGAAGGGTAACTGCGATGGAAATAAATCCTGGACAACAGTAAAAGGGGAACTGGATGATTATCGAGGTATTCAGAATTATGCCGAAAGAATTGTAAAAGCCTTGTGTTATGTActaaaaatggaagcagGCCACAATTTATATCAGGAAcggtggaattttttttattactggcTGGGGGATATATTTTCTAAGAATTTACGTGAAGCCAGTGGATTTGAGAGTGATATGGACAAAATTTACGAAGACTTAAAGCCAATGATTACGGATACGCCGGAGTGTAAAAATCTGTACCCTAATATTGACAGAGATAAGTtcagtaaaatgaaaacaatattCGACTATTCCTACGACTATAATACCATAGAAAAAGACCTCCAGAATGTTGAATCCAATTGTAATGGGGATCAATGGTCAACTTATCGCCAAAAAGTTACTGATGCATgtgaaaaattgcaccaatATTGCGCAATTACAGACAGTAAAAATGGGCCATATTGCGACGACTTTAAAGACAAGTACAAAGTATATTGTGAGGCAGCAAAACTGCCAAAATTACAATGCGAATTAAAATCTGTACAAGAAAGAATGGAGCATCAAGCGGCAGCAACcactaaagaaaaaaacgatgcCGTTCGTCAAGCCACCACCACTTCTTCCATCTCTTCTATCTTTGGCACCTTAGCAACCATAGGTACccctttcttattatataag tataaaccatcgtcatcttggtttggtaaccattcaactggaagaagaagagggaaaagatcTGCCGAGCGTGAAATCGAAACATTAACGGAATCTTCCACAACGGATTCCATATTGGATGCATGCGAAAATTCCACAGTAGGGTCTGGTGCATACAACGCAAGACAGTCTAccgggggaagaagaaataataatacgcGGGGTCGCGGAATGGTACGTTATCAGAACGTGTAA
- a CDS encoding KIR protein has translation MGAVNDEEIANAWCILSKLNIKGTQCEKLCDFFYFWLGDMLCDKFVRNIQFQDIMQQIYTALNGSSDNCKYQPMHSTVSCSDFKKGKVVFDYYHDYRTIIRELKASEGSCATHCTTKYKNYLDGADNKYKMVKAGSSVNSHDYYDQIVKEIKDNGGSIPPPSQLTCRTVSTEMLVSDEGDNEDGTDLLENGGGGTAGSTATPAIISSVAATIGLPTMTFLLYKYTSVFSFINNFFGNDNSNISSRSSNNIKSRRKRTTIHHDLNSPLSDDDDNSSTLYTTTDDSTTIGDDSTDESSLFGGRLPTSRGRSNNRSGKNISYQRI, from the exons ATGGGCGCAGTTAACGATGAAGAAATTGCCAATGCATGGTGCATTTTATCTAAATTGAATATAAAGGGAACGCAATGTGAAAAGCTGTGtgatttcttttacttctggTTAGGAGATATGTTATGTGACAAATTCGTGCGGAATATTCAGTTTCAGGATATTATGCAGCAAATATACACCGCATTGAACGGTTCCTCAGACAACTGTAAATACCAACCTATGCATTCTACTGTTTCTTGTAGTGATtttaagaagggaaaagtagTATTTGATTACTACCATGACTATAGAACAATAATAAGGGAACTGAAAGCTTCTGAAGGGTCTTGCGCGACTCATTGTACTACCAAATATAAGAACTACCTAGACGGAGCTGATAATAAgtacaaaatggtgaaagcAGGTAGTTCAGTTAACAGTCATGATTACTATGATCAAATTGTAAAGGAAATCAAGGATAATGGTGGTAGTATCCCACCACCATCACAACTAACATGTCGCACTGTGTCCACAGAGATGCTTGTATCGGACGAAGGGGACAACGAGGACGGAACAGATCTG CTGGAgaatggtggtggtggtactgCTGGGAGCACCGCCACCCCAGCCATTATTTCATCTGTGGCAGCCAccataggattaccaacaatgacattccttctttacaag tACACTTCtgtattttccttcataaaTAACTTCTTTGGAAACGATAACAGTAACATCAGCAGCAGAAGCAGTAACAACAttaaaagcagaagaaaaagaacaaccaTTCATCACGATTTGAATTCACCATTGTCGGACGACGACGACAATTCtagcacattatatacaacaacCGATGACTCTACCACAATAGGTGACGACTCGACAGATGAATCATCCTTATTTGGTGGTAGGCTACCAAcatccagaggaagaagtaataatAGGAGTGGCaagaatattagttatcaacgtatttaa
- a CDS encoding KIR protein produces MTKEDQNHCNVNELPSQKIYHHFKNNGKNQYGCDSSWSDEIGKILVNKLKETGDPSTYGKEIAQAYCIVSKVRTGKEQACSTICNFFYYWLGDKLHNNLLTPGSFKDIMEQICDKLKSFGGDHCTCRTMHTTFSKDIFPQRKTVFDYYYDYRTVWRKLKNSQAGSSSPCRNAYDTYINGATTAYGPVSANCPVNGGDEYCTEIVRKIKDGKNIPRPSELKEKALSVEGGEDLPPETKDETNLNSCLEQLSSATTSLSVQQILSDHSSSPQEGNDSGSDIVTGVVTSAVGTLVGLPVVSALLYKVIIIITTKTTITISYLLGSITNLEEGKKEEQQLKAILIL; encoded by the exons AATCACTGTAATGTGAATGAgttaccttcacaaaaaatatatcaccATTTCAAGAATAATGGCAAAAATCAGTATGGGTGTGACAGTTCTTGGTCAGAcgaaataggaaaaatactggtaaataaattaaaggaaacTGGGGATCCTAGTACATATGGCAAGGAAATTGCGCAAGCTTATTGTATCGTATCCAAAGTTAGaacagggaaggaacaagCCTGTTCGACAATatgtaatttcttttattattggttaggggataaaTTACATAACAATTTGCTAACACCTGGTTCCTTTAAGGATATTATGGAACAAATCTgtgataaattaaaaagctTTGGCGGCGATCATTGCACCTGTAGAACTATGCACACTACTTTTAGCAAGGACATCTTCCCTCAAAGAAAAACCGTATTCGACTACTACTACGATTATAGAACGGTATGGAGAAAATTGAAGAACTCCCAAGCAGGGAGCTCTTCTCCCTGCAGAAATGCATAtgacacatacataaatggAGCTACTACAGCATATGGACCAGTAAGTGCAAATTGTCCCGTTAATGGGGGTGATGAATACTGTACTGAAATTGTAAGGAAAATCAaggatgggaaaaatattccaaGACCATCAGaactgaaagaaaaggcaCTGTCTGTAGAAGGAGGGGAGGACCTTCCACCAGAAACAAAGGATGAGACAAATCTCAATTCCTGTTTAGAACAGCTGTCTTCAGCAACTACTTCATTATCGGTGCAACAGATTCTAAGTGATCATTCATCATCACCACAGGAGGGTAATGATAGTGGTAGTGATATCGTAACTGGTGTGGTCACTTCTGCAGTAGGCACACTAGTAGGCCTCCCAGTGGTCAGTgctcttttatataaagtaataattatcaTTACCACCAAAACCACTAT tacaatctcctaccttcttggttccataaccaatttggaggaaggaaaaaaagaagaacaacaattgaAAGCGATTTTGATACTCTAA